One Desulfovibrio fairfieldensis genomic window carries:
- a CDS encoding ABC transporter substrate-binding protein: MRLKKCLSLVLMSLFCLGAALPAAAADLVKVPTAWLPGQEAFPIWYAKQQGWDKAAGIDLQIYAFDSGADALRAFPAKSWIFGGLGAVPAMLGALRYNMSVIGLGNDEAMANAVMVRADSPILKTKGYNKEYPNIYGSPESVRGKTILCTRVTSADYALHLWLNALGLKESDIVLKNLEQAPAMTAFDYNIGDAVVLWAPFTFVGDKRGWKTVGTPKDLGKHLPIVLVANTAYATQYPDVTANFLALYLRGVNWLQTAPREEVVKQFQKFYLDWAGQDYSTDLINLNFDTYEFFNLEAQKKLFSTSAGPSQVQQWQSELAEFFASVGLITEKNLKEIQGSSYVTSKYIDMVTPQAVTKQ, from the coding sequence ATGCGGTTGAAAAAATGTCTCAGCTTGGTCCTGATGTCCCTCTTCTGTCTGGGCGCGGCCCTGCCCGCCGCAGCCGCCGACCTGGTCAAGGTTCCCACGGCCTGGTTGCCCGGTCAGGAAGCCTTCCCCATCTGGTACGCCAAGCAGCAGGGCTGGGACAAGGCCGCGGGCATCGACCTGCAGATCTACGCTTTTGATTCCGGCGCCGATGCCCTGCGCGCCTTCCCGGCCAAAAGCTGGATTTTCGGCGGCCTCGGTGCCGTGCCCGCCATGCTGGGCGCGTTGCGCTACAATATGAGCGTCATCGGCCTGGGCAACGACGAAGCCATGGCCAATGCGGTCATGGTGCGCGCGGACAGCCCCATCTTGAAAACCAAAGGCTACAACAAGGAATATCCCAATATCTACGGCAGCCCTGAAAGCGTGCGCGGCAAGACCATCCTCTGCACCCGCGTGACGTCCGCCGACTATGCCCTGCACCTCTGGCTGAACGCCCTGGGCCTCAAGGAATCGGACATCGTCCTCAAGAATCTGGAACAGGCTCCGGCCATGACCGCCTTTGACTACAACATCGGCGACGCCGTGGTGCTCTGGGCGCCCTTCACCTTCGTGGGCGACAAGCGCGGCTGGAAAACCGTGGGCACTCCCAAGGACCTGGGCAAGCATCTGCCCATCGTGCTGGTGGCGAATACCGCCTACGCCACGCAGTATCCCGACGTGACCGCGAACTTCCTTGCCCTTTATCTGCGCGGCGTCAACTGGTTGCAGACCGCCCCGCGCGAGGAGGTCGTCAAGCAGTTCCAGAAATTCTATCTGGACTGGGCCGGTCAGGATTACAGCACGGACCTGATCAACCTCAACTTCGACACCTATGAATTCTTCAACCTTGAAGCCCAGAAAAAGCTGTTCAGCACGTCGGCCGGCCCCAGCCAGGTACAGCAGTGGCAGAGCGAACTGGCCGAATTCTTCGCTTCCGTGGGCCTTATCACGGAGAAGAATCTCAAAGAAATTCAGGGCAGTTCCTATGTGACGTCCAAGTATATCGACATGGTCACGCCGCAAGCCGTGACCAAGCAGTAG
- a CDS encoding transporter substrate-binding domain-containing protein — protein sequence MRLLLTLCLGLCIIAIQVVLGVKAFFPDAYADKTDVVDALMEQKKSILDQIPPVELAWVTEHPAIVVGVDPNFYPLEMFDERGRYTGLGGDYLRLLSKLTGLDFRVRRLTDWASTEEQARQKLIDVFMAAAKTGRRSEYMLFTTPYINMPGIIMTRRGSGLDKIGLEDLKGKKVAVVNNYSWHDFLKEFHPEIIAVPVTNTLEALQRVASGEADAVIDYEFNLLEKIQTGGIMQIQPAGKVDSSYGHAIAVRKDWPELFSVISTALARITPAEQKMLAQKWLQQERPAGQERHLQWIFFFVVESILLCLALNWLWQNELKKQVALRTRELKAELAAAKQA from the coding sequence ATGCGTCTGCTGCTCACACTTTGCCTGGGTCTGTGCATCATCGCCATTCAGGTCGTTCTGGGGGTAAAGGCTTTCTTTCCCGACGCCTATGCCGACAAGACCGACGTGGTGGACGCCTTGATGGAGCAGAAAAAATCCATACTGGACCAGATTCCCCCGGTGGAGCTGGCTTGGGTCACCGAACATCCCGCCATTGTCGTGGGTGTGGACCCCAACTTCTACCCGCTGGAAATGTTCGACGAGCGGGGCCGCTACACCGGCCTTGGCGGGGATTACCTGCGTCTGCTGAGCAAGCTGACCGGCCTTGACTTCCGGGTGCGCAGGCTGACGGACTGGGCCAGCACGGAAGAGCAGGCCCGCCAGAAGCTCATCGACGTCTTCATGGCCGCGGCCAAAACGGGACGCCGCAGCGAATACATGCTGTTCACCACGCCTTACATCAACATGCCGGGCATCATCATGACCCGTCGCGGCAGCGGCCTGGACAAGATCGGCCTTGAGGATCTCAAGGGCAAAAAAGTGGCGGTGGTCAACAACTATTCCTGGCATGACTTCCTGAAGGAATTCCATCCTGAAATCATCGCCGTGCCGGTAACCAACACCCTGGAGGCCCTGCAACGGGTCGCCAGCGGCGAAGCCGATGCCGTCATCGACTATGAATTCAACCTGCTGGAAAAAATCCAGACCGGCGGCATCATGCAGATTCAGCCCGCCGGCAAGGTGGATTCCTCCTATGGCCACGCCATTGCCGTACGCAAGGACTGGCCGGAACTGTTCAGCGTGATTTCCACGGCCCTGGCCCGGATCACCCCCGCTGAACAGAAGATGCTGGCCCAAAAGTGGCTCCAGCAGGAACGGCCCGCCGGACAGGAACGCCATCTTCAGTGGATATTCTTCTTTGTGGTGGAATCCATTCTGCTCTGCCTGGCCTTGAACTGGCTCTGGCAGAATGAGCTGAAAAAGCAGGTGGCCCTGCGGACCAGGGAGCTTAAAGCCGAGCTGGCCGCCGCCAAACAGGCTTAA